A stretch of the uncultured Bacteroides sp. genome encodes the following:
- a CDS encoding alpha/beta hydrolase family protein, with protein sequence MKKLLYTLCFCSFFSLQLSAQQVKSQDYKPYGVEKNMPSSYQKMKETLTYPMAWGKSPIKDFDKWKKEGRKVLFSCLNPAPPTAPFDMKVLEKEQRNGYEARKIALNISGFDRIPAYLLVPNKGKGPYPAVVMLHDHGAKFSIGKEKMVRPFGVSPKVLADADKWAVQCYDSVYVGDYFAAHGYVVLSIDALFWGERGRKEGVNYDAQQALACNLMQMGYNWCGVITFDDIRSVDFLASLPEVDSARIGTLGFSMGAHRAWMLSAATDKVKVGAAICWMNTTDSLMTLTNNQNKGGSAWSMLVPGIRNYMDYPDVASLACPKPMLFFNGLRDKLFPVNGVKDAYKNLHSTWNSQNADNKLVTKFWDGPHFFSKGMQKETLEFFDKFLKK encoded by the coding sequence ATGAAAAAATTACTTTATACGCTTTGTTTTTGCTCGTTTTTCAGCCTGCAACTATCAGCTCAACAGGTTAAATCACAAGATTATAAACCTTACGGAGTAGAAAAGAATATGCCCTCTTCTTATCAAAAGATGAAAGAGACACTCACCTACCCTATGGCATGGGGAAAGTCTCCTATAAAAGATTTCGATAAGTGGAAAAAGGAAGGGCGAAAAGTCCTTTTTTCCTGCCTGAACCCTGCGCCTCCCACAGCTCCTTTTGACATGAAAGTGCTGGAAAAAGAGCAGAGAAACGGGTATGAAGCGCGAAAGATTGCATTAAACATCTCGGGATTCGACCGCATTCCTGCCTACTTGTTGGTTCCCAATAAAGGAAAAGGTCCCTACCCAGCCGTTGTGATGTTGCATGATCACGGCGCAAAGTTCTCCATTGGCAAGGAAAAAATGGTGAGACCTTTTGGTGTATCGCCCAAAGTATTGGCGGATGCCGATAAATGGGCGGTGCAATGTTACGATAGTGTCTATGTGGGCGATTATTTTGCGGCGCATGGCTACGTGGTTCTCTCCATTGATGCCCTGTTTTGGGGTGAAAGAGGGCGAAAAGAAGGTGTAAACTATGATGCACAGCAGGCACTTGCCTGCAACTTAATGCAGATGGGATATAACTGGTGCGGCGTTATCACGTTTGATGATATCAGAAGCGTTGATTTTCTTGCCTCATTGCCCGAGGTAGATTCCGCCAGAATTGGTACACTTGGCTTCTCAATGGGTGCTCACCGTGCCTGGATGCTTTCCGCTGCAACAGATAAAGTGAAGGTGGGAGCCGCCATTTGCTGGATGAACACTACCGATTCTCTGATGACTTTGACCAATAATCAGAATAAAGGTGGCAGTGCCTGGTCCATGCTTGTGCCGGGAATCCGCAATTATATGGATTACCCCGATGTGGCCTCCCTTGCTTGTCCTAAACCGATGCTTTTCTTTAACGGATTGCGTGACAAGTTATTTCCTGTTAATGGTGTAAAAGATGCTTATAAAAACCTTCATTCCACGTGGAACAGCCAGAATGCCGATAATAAACTTGTAACTAAGTTTTGGGATGGTCCTCACTTCTTTAGCAAAGGAATGCAGAAAGAAACACTGGAGTTCTTTGATAAATTTCTGAAAAAGTAG
- a CDS encoding pyridoxamine 5'-phosphate oxidase family protein, with protein MELAEKLKEILGVIESAEVVYLSTIDENGYPSTRAMLNLKNKKQYPHLISMYTEESNQFTVYLTTNTSSAKIKEIGNNAKASLYFCKPESFTGTMLQGKIEIVTDSEFKHNAWMKGWELYYPGGIDSEDFSMLRFVPFSFKTYSDFQVETEKID; from the coding sequence ATGGAACTAGCAGAAAAACTGAAAGAAATTCTCGGAGTAATAGAATCTGCCGAGGTTGTTTATCTATCCACAATAGATGAAAATGGGTATCCTTCCACACGCGCCATGCTGAACCTGAAGAATAAAAAACAATACCCGCACCTTATTTCAATGTATACAGAGGAATCAAATCAATTTACTGTATATCTTACCACCAACACATCGTCTGCAAAGATTAAGGAGATTGGAAATAATGCCAAGGCATCTCTCTATTTTTGTAAACCAGAATCGTTTACCGGAACCATGCTTCAAGGGAAAATTGAGATTGTAACCGATAGCGAGTTCAAACATAATGCATGGATGAAAGGATGGGAACTTTATTATCCGGGAGGAATCGATTCTGAAGATTTTTCCATGCTCAGATTTGTGCCATTCAGTTTTAAAACTTATTCAGACTTTCAGGTTGAGACTGAAAAAATAGACTAA